A genome region from Syntrophales bacterium includes the following:
- a CDS encoding anaerobic ribonucleoside-triphosphate reductase activating protein → MDTGYLQKFSLIDYPGRICAVLFAVGCNFRCPWCHNPDLVRGFPPDRLVPVKAVLEFLETRRGKLEGVTITGGEPTLQGERLSSLAAAVKDLGFAVKVDTNGSRPAVLRDLAENGLVDYIAMDVKGPREAWPILAGGAVDYGAIDESIDFIMTSGVDYEFRTTLVGHLLTPDDIERAAERLAGAGRYVLQRFVPSASLDPDFPKQDAFTGWERAAVLERVRRWVPSAFLR, encoded by the coding sequence ATGGACACCGGGTACCTGCAGAAATTCTCGCTCATCGATTACCCCGGGCGGATCTGTGCCGTACTGTTTGCCGTGGGGTGTAATTTCCGGTGTCCCTGGTGCCACAACCCGGACCTTGTCCGGGGTTTTCCTCCTGACAGGCTCGTTCCCGTCAAGGCGGTCCTGGAGTTCCTGGAGACACGGCGGGGCAAGCTGGAGGGCGTCACCATCACCGGCGGCGAACCGACATTGCAGGGAGAGCGCCTGTCGAGCCTCGCCGCCGCGGTAAAGGATCTTGGTTTTGCCGTCAAGGTCGACACCAACGGGTCGCGGCCGGCGGTGCTTCGGGATCTGGCGGAAAACGGGCTCGTTGATTACATCGCCATGGATGTGAAGGGACCCCGGGAGGCCTGGCCGATCCTGGCGGGCGGTGCCGTCGATTATGGTGCCATCGATGAAAGTATTGATTTCATCATGACATCGGGGGTGGACTACGAGTTCAGGACCACCCTGGTGGGTCACCTTCTGACACCGGATGATATCGAGCGCGCGGCAGAGCGTCTCGCCGGCGCCGGCCGCTACGTCCTGCAGCGGTTTGTCCCCTCCGCGTCCCTTGACCCGGACTTTCCGAAACAAGACGCCTTCACCGGCTGGGAGCGCGCCGCTGTCCTGGAACGGGTCCGGCGCTGGGTTCCGTCGGCATTCCTGAGATAG
- a CDS encoding ribonucleoside triphosphate reductase, which translates to MHTVITKRDGREVPFVAEKITAAIARAGAATEEFDEKTALRLTIRVLNLADTLFRDAPLDVEGIQDIVEEVLLDSPYRKTAKAYIIYRDQHARLREIANTMEVDLVDQYLKKTDWKINENSNMDFSLQGLNNYISSEVSKVYWLNKIYTPEIKQAQVSGDFHIHDLSLLSVYCVGWDLYNLLLEGFRGASGKVESRPARHLRSALGQVVNFFYTLQGEAAGAQAFSNFDTLLAPFIRYDGLSRQEVRQALQEFIFNINVPTRVGFQTPFTNVTLDVRVPSFYANQNVIVGGEPRAETYGDFQEEMNLFNRAFLEVMAEGDAKGRVFTFPIPTYNITKDFDWDDKNLEYLWEMTAKYGVPYFSNFINSDMNPEDARSMCCRLRIDNRELEKRGGGLFGSNPLTGSIGVITINMPRIGYLSGTEEEFLQRLDRLMVMAKDSLETKRKVLESYTEGCLYPYTKHYLAGIRERFGEYWKNHFSTIGLVGMNEATLNFMGVSIGDPRGLEFARRVLDYMRDRLVDFQRETGNNFNLEATPAEGTSYGLARLDRRKYPDIIFANGRLSGSPGSVLEREVFYTNSTQLPVNYTDDIFEALDLQDDIQTRYTGGTVFHIFAGERTQDPGTIKSLIRKICRDYRLPYFTFSPTFSVCGNHGYLPGEKKHCPSCGEACEVYSRVVGYLRPVKQWNKGKQAEYGMRKPFAIPLS; encoded by the coding sequence ATGCACACGGTTATAACAAAGCGCGACGGTCGGGAAGTGCCTTTTGTGGCGGAGAAGATTACCGCCGCCATCGCCAGGGCGGGCGCCGCCACAGAGGAATTCGACGAAAAAACGGCCCTGCGCCTGACCATCAGGGTGCTGAACCTGGCGGACACACTCTTTCGTGACGCTCCCTTGGACGTGGAGGGGATCCAGGACATCGTCGAAGAGGTTCTCCTGGACTCGCCCTACCGGAAAACAGCCAAGGCCTATATCATCTACCGGGACCAGCACGCCCGCCTCCGGGAAATCGCCAACACCATGGAGGTTGATCTGGTCGATCAGTACCTGAAGAAAACCGACTGGAAAATAAACGAAAACAGCAATATGGATTTCTCCCTCCAGGGTCTGAACAACTACATCTCCTCGGAGGTCAGCAAGGTTTACTGGCTCAACAAGATCTACACCCCGGAAATCAAACAGGCCCAGGTAAGCGGTGATTTTCACATACACGACCTGAGCCTTCTTTCGGTCTATTGCGTGGGATGGGATCTTTACAACCTGCTCCTTGAAGGCTTCCGGGGCGCCTCGGGAAAGGTGGAAAGCCGCCCGGCGCGTCATCTGCGAAGCGCCCTGGGGCAGGTGGTGAATTTCTTCTACACCCTGCAGGGTGAGGCCGCCGGGGCGCAGGCCTTCTCGAACTTCGACACCCTGCTGGCACCCTTTATCCGGTACGACGGGCTGTCCCGCCAGGAGGTGCGCCAGGCCCTGCAGGAATTCATTTTCAACATCAACGTACCCACCCGGGTGGGTTTCCAGACGCCCTTCACGAACGTCACGCTGGATGTGAGGGTTCCTTCCTTTTACGCGAATCAGAACGTCATCGTCGGGGGAGAGCCCCGGGCGGAAACCTACGGCGATTTCCAGGAAGAGATGAACCTCTTCAACCGGGCGTTCCTGGAAGTCATGGCCGAAGGAGACGCCAAGGGCCGGGTATTCACCTTTCCCATTCCGACCTACAATATAACGAAGGATTTCGACTGGGATGACAAGAACCTGGAGTATCTCTGGGAGATGACGGCCAAGTACGGCGTTCCCTACTTTTCCAACTTCATCAATTCCGATATGAACCCCGAGGATGCCCGGAGCATGTGCTGCCGTCTGAGGATCGACAACCGGGAGCTGGAAAAACGCGGCGGCGGGCTCTTCGGCTCGAATCCCCTGACGGGGTCCATCGGCGTCATTACCATCAACATGCCCCGCATCGGCTACCTCTCCGGGACGGAAGAGGAATTCCTGCAACGGCTGGACCGTCTCATGGTCATGGCAAAGGACAGCCTGGAGACAAAGCGCAAGGTTCTCGAGTCCTACACCGAGGGCTGCCTGTACCCTTACACGAAACATTACCTGGCGGGTATCAGGGAGCGGTTCGGCGAATACTGGAAAAACCATTTTTCCACCATCGGCCTGGTGGGGATGAACGAGGCCACTCTCAACTTCATGGGAGTTTCCATCGGTGATCCCCGGGGTCTGGAGTTCGCCCGGCGTGTGCTCGATTACATGCGCGATCGTCTGGTCGATTTTCAACGGGAAACGGGCAACAACTTCAACCTGGAAGCAACTCCGGCGGAAGGGACTTCCTACGGGCTTGCCCGGCTGGACCGGCGGAAATACCCGGACATCATCTTCGCCAACGGCCGTCTCTCGGGGTCACCGGGGTCGGTCCTCGAACGGGAGGTTTTTTATACCAACTCAACGCAGCTTCCCGTGAACTACACCGATGACATCTTCGAGGCCCTGGACCTGCAGGACGACATACAGACACGCTATACCGGCGGAACGGTCTTTCACATCTTCGCCGGAGAGCGCACCCAGGATCCGGGGACCATCAAATCGCTGATCCGGAAAATCTGCCGGGACTATCGCCTGCCGTACTTCACCTTTTCGCCCACCTTCAGCGTCTGCGGTAATCACGGTTACCTGCCGGGAGAAAAGAAGCACTGTCCGTCCTGCGGAGAAGCCTGTGAGGTCTATTCCCGCGTGGTGGGGTACCTGCGGCCGGTAAAACAGTGGAACAAGGGCAAGCAGGCTGAATACGGAATGCGGAAACCCTTCGCCATCCCGCTTTCCTGA
- the mnmA gene encoding tRNA 2-thiouridine(34) synthase MnmA, translating into MKKTVLAAMSGGVDSSVAACLLVEAGYDVTGITMRLDSTGEDHRDRHGRNALEDARTVCAILGIDHHVVDFRDSLRREVIDRFVRQYRGGRTPNPCIDCNRLLKFGRLLDTARSMGFDYLATGHYARIEETGNGLRLMRARDRVKDQSYFLYVIGTENMSRILFPLGNMTKEEVRAVADRAALPVTGGRESQDICFVEGKDYRSFLLKEGVEEDPGPIVDVAGRLRGTHRGIAFYTIGQRRGLGIAAKEPLYVVSIDAEHNKLVVGSGKDLRSSVLNAGDFITLVDVLPGRAQAKIRYRKQASPCTVTKVAPGRVRLEFSEPQTSVAPGQAVVLYQGDLVLGGGVIEKAPDDRNCRPGENVK; encoded by the coding sequence ATGAAGAAAACAGTCCTGGCCGCCATGAGCGGCGGTGTCGACTCATCCGTGGCCGCCTGTCTGCTGGTCGAGGCGGGCTACGACGTTACGGGGATAACCATGCGCCTGGACAGCACCGGTGAGGACCACCGGGACAGGCACGGACGGAATGCCCTTGAAGACGCCCGGACGGTGTGCGCCATCCTCGGCATCGATCACCACGTTGTCGATTTCAGGGATTCTCTCCGGCGCGAGGTGATCGACAGGTTTGTTCGCCAATACCGCGGAGGCCGGACACCCAATCCCTGCATTGACTGCAACCGGCTCCTGAAGTTCGGCAGGCTGCTTGACACGGCCCGGTCCATGGGCTTCGACTATCTCGCCACGGGCCATTACGCGCGAATCGAGGAAACCGGGAACGGCCTCCGGCTGATGCGGGCCCGTGACCGAGTAAAGGACCAGAGCTACTTTCTCTATGTCATCGGCACAGAGAACATGTCCCGGATTCTCTTCCCCCTGGGGAACATGACCAAAGAGGAGGTCCGGGCCGTCGCGGACAGGGCTGCTCTCCCCGTGACCGGAGGCAGGGAAAGCCAGGATATCTGTTTTGTCGAGGGAAAGGACTACCGCTCGTTTCTGCTGAAAGAAGGCGTTGAAGAGGACCCGGGGCCCATTGTCGATGTGGCCGGCAGGCTGCGGGGGACCCACCGGGGCATCGCTTTCTACACCATCGGCCAGAGGCGGGGGCTGGGCATCGCGGCGAAAGAACCCCTCTATGTCGTATCCATCGATGCCGAACACAACAAACTCGTGGTGGGCTCCGGAAAGGATCTCCGGTCGTCGGTGCTTAATGCGGGTGATTTCATCACGCTCGTCGACGTTCTTCCCGGGCGGGCACAGGCCAAAATACGCTACCGGAAACAGGCATCCCCCTGCACCGTCACAAAGGTCGCTCCCGGCCGGGTCCGGCTGGAGTTCAGCGAACCGCAGACCTCCGTCGCCCCGGGCCAGGCGGTGGTTCTCTACCAAGGCGACCTGGTGCTGGGCGGCGGTGTTATCGAAAAAGCCCCGGACGACAGGAACTGCCGGCCGGGCGAAAACGTAAAATAA
- the purB gene encoding adenylosuccinate lyase, translated as MIPRYSRQPMTDIWNDENRFRKWLDVELLVCEAQAARGIIPETSLATIISKASFDVARIAEIEATVKHDVIAFLTCLAERVGEDARYIHLGLTSSDVLDTAFAVLLKEAADLLIAGVDRLLDVLKKRAFEHKRTVMIGRSHGIHAEPVTFGLKMALWHQEMKRNRERLVRARETVSYGKISGAVGTYAFVDPSVEVHVCRKLGLKPAPVSTQIVSRDRHAEYFTALAICASSIEKFATEIRHLQRTEIREAEEFFSPGQKGSSAMPHKRNPVLSENLTGLARLMRSYALAALEDIPLWHERDISHSSVERIIGPDATILLDFMLDRFTSMMETLQVYPERMLENLEMTRGLVFSQMVLLKLVESGMSREAAYEVVQRRAMQSWREGRDFKDLLLEDDAVMAVLSGGDLEETFRAEQYLKHLDESFNRVFGESDAT; from the coding sequence GTGATACCACGCTATTCCCGGCAGCCGATGACGGACATCTGGAACGATGAAAACCGCTTTCGGAAGTGGCTTGACGTGGAATTGCTCGTTTGCGAGGCACAGGCCGCCAGGGGAATCATTCCCGAGACCTCTCTGGCGACCATCATATCGAAGGCCTCCTTCGACGTGGCACGGATCGCCGAGATCGAGGCAACGGTCAAGCATGACGTCATCGCCTTCCTGACCTGCCTCGCGGAGCGGGTGGGAGAGGACGCCCGGTATATTCACCTGGGGCTGACCTCGTCGGACGTCCTGGACACGGCCTTCGCGGTCCTCCTCAAAGAAGCGGCGGACCTGCTCATTGCCGGCGTTGACCGGCTCCTGGACGTACTGAAAAAGCGGGCCTTCGAACACAAGCGCACCGTCATGATCGGCCGCTCCCACGGCATCCATGCCGAGCCGGTCACCTTCGGCCTGAAGATGGCCCTCTGGCACCAGGAAATGAAGCGCAACCGTGAACGCCTTGTCCGGGCCCGGGAAACCGTGAGCTACGGCAAAATATCGGGGGCGGTGGGAACCTACGCCTTTGTGGACCCCTCCGTCGAAGTCCATGTCTGCCGGAAGCTGGGTCTGAAACCCGCACCCGTCTCGACCCAGATCGTTTCGCGCGACCGGCACGCCGAGTATTTTACGGCGCTGGCAATCTGCGCATCTTCCATAGAAAAGTTCGCCACGGAAATCAGGCACCTCCAGAGAACGGAAATCCGGGAGGCTGAAGAGTTCTTCTCCCCGGGGCAAAAGGGATCGTCGGCAATGCCCCACAAGCGCAACCCCGTGCTGTCGGAAAACCTGACGGGCCTGGCCCGGCTCATGCGGTCCTATGCCCTGGCGGCCCTCGAGGATATTCCCCTCTGGCACGAACGGGACATCAGCCACTCCTCGGTCGAACGGATCATCGGCCCCGACGCGACGATTCTCCTGGATTTCATGCTTGACCGCTTCACGTCCATGATGGAGACACTCCAGGTGTACCCGGAACGGATGCTTGAAAACCTGGAGATGACCCGCGGCCTGGTCTTTTCACAGATGGTGCTGCTGAAGCTGGTGGAAAGCGGCATGTCCCGTGAAGCGGCCTACGAGGTCGTGCAGAGGCGGGCCATGCAGTCCTGGCGGGAGGGGCGTGACTTCAAGGACCTTCTTCTGGAAGATGACGCCGTGATGGCAGTCCTTTCGGGCGGCGACCTGGAAGAAACCTTCCGGGCGGAACAGTACCTGAAGCACCTCGATGAATCATTCAACCGTGTTTTTGGAGAGAGCGATGCGACCTAG
- a CDS encoding integration host factor subunit alpha — protein sequence MALTKAEIVQNLYDNSSFSKERCVDLVESVFDLVKDELVTGSPVLISGFGKWSVRHKGPRRGRDPQTGRELTLDSRRVVTFKCSRKLKESLEGTSSDL from the coding sequence ATGGCACTCACGAAGGCTGAAATCGTACAAAACCTCTATGACAATTCAAGTTTTTCAAAAGAGCGTTGTGTCGATCTGGTTGAAAGTGTTTTTGATCTGGTCAAGGACGAGCTTGTCACCGGGTCGCCGGTCCTGATTTCCGGTTTCGGCAAATGGTCCGTCAGACATAAGGGTCCCCGCCGGGGCCGGGACCCGCAGACGGGCAGGGAACTGACGCTGGATTCCCGCCGGGTTGTGACCTTTAAGTGCTCCAGGAAGCTGAAGGAGAGCCTGGAAGGGACTTCATCCGACCTGTGA
- a CDS encoding acyl-CoA dehydrogenase family protein, with protein sequence MDFSLSDEMKMLQEMSWKFAQQEIAPLSHKHDLEESYTPEIRKKAAENGLVAAWVSDEYGGAGVGILGNSLIVEQLSRVDMGIGLNVYAACFGLEAVSIFGTEEQKKTCLPPCCAGETVWAGAYTEPNAGTDVAGYATRAVRDGDEYVINGQKMFITNGTICDFMLCQCITHPEEKRHRRFSQIIVPADTPGITRNKIKGKMGIRANDTADIAFEDVRVPVENLVGGETKGFYQLMRFFDITRIMVSAQALGLAQACLDESVKYAGERTTFGRPIGTYQITMQKLTEMAIRIEALRNLVYKASWSADSDSPDYMLGSMAKYYGGQTAVFCANAAVEIHGGYGYIDDYKVQKWYRDAKILELYEGTKEAEILAVGRYLQRQASR encoded by the coding sequence ATGGATTTTTCGTTGTCCGATGAAATGAAGATGTTGCAGGAAATGTCCTGGAAGTTCGCTCAACAGGAGATTGCCCCGTTGTCGCACAAGCACGACCTGGAAGAGTCCTACACGCCTGAGATCAGAAAAAAGGCGGCCGAAAACGGGCTCGTGGCCGCCTGGGTTTCGGATGAGTACGGCGGCGCCGGCGTCGGCATCCTGGGAAATTCGCTGATCGTGGAGCAGCTTTCGAGGGTTGACATGGGTATTGGTCTGAACGTCTATGCCGCTTGTTTCGGCCTGGAAGCCGTGAGCATTTTTGGTACCGAGGAGCAGAAGAAGACCTGCCTGCCTCCCTGCTGTGCCGGCGAAACGGTTTGGGCGGGAGCGTACACGGAGCCGAACGCGGGAACCGACGTGGCGGGTTACGCCACCCGGGCCGTCAGGGATGGCGACGAGTACGTCATCAACGGCCAGAAGATGTTTATCACCAACGGCACCATCTGCGACTTTATGCTCTGCCAGTGTATAACCCACCCGGAGGAGAAACGGCACCGGCGGTTCAGCCAGATTATCGTGCCGGCCGACACACCGGGAATAACCCGGAACAAGATCAAGGGGAAAATGGGCATTCGGGCAAACGACACAGCCGACATCGCTTTCGAAGATGTGCGGGTTCCTGTGGAAAACCTGGTGGGCGGTGAAACAAAGGGATTCTACCAACTCATGAGGTTTTTCGACATCACGAGGATCATGGTTTCGGCTCAGGCGCTGGGCCTGGCCCAGGCCTGCCTCGATGAATCCGTCAAGTACGCCGGGGAGCGCACCACCTTTGGCCGGCCCATCGGTACTTATCAGATCACCATGCAGAAACTGACGGAGATGGCCATTCGAATCGAGGCGTTGAGGAACCTTGTGTACAAAGCCTCCTGGTCCGCCGACAGCGACAGCCCCGATTACATGCTGGGGTCGATGGCGAAGTATTACGGCGGCCAGACGGCGGTTTTCTGCGCCAACGCCGCCGTTGAAATACACGGCGGCTATGGCTACATCGATGACTACAAGGTCCAGAAGTGGTACCGCGACGCGAAAATTCTGGAACTGTACGAAGGAACGAAAGAAGCGGAAATACTGGCCGTGGGACGGTACCTGCAGCGCCAGGCGTCCCGGTAG
- a CDS encoding 3-hydroxyacyl-CoA dehydrogenase NAD-binding domain-containing protein produces the protein MEIKKICVLGAGLMGSGIAQVCAQAGYDVSMRDIEQRFIDRGMDAIRKNLERSLDKGKTTREEVDGVLSRLHPTLDMKEAAEGADVVVEVVLEIMDLKKQVFEELETIVPAHCLFFTNTSGLSITEMASITKRPDRFIGTHFFSPVPVMRLLEIIRGYQTSDETLEIAKEWGKKIGKEVIVVNEAPAFAVNRLLCVMLNEAFFALAEGVASAEDLDKAMTLGCNHPMGPLALSDAVGLDTLLRIMDGLERELGDKYRAAPLLRQLVRAGRFGKKTGAGVYDYNK, from the coding sequence ATGGAAATCAAAAAGATTTGTGTTCTCGGAGCCGGTTTGATGGGAAGCGGCATCGCCCAGGTCTGCGCCCAGGCAGGGTACGATGTCAGTATGCGGGACATCGAGCAGCGGTTTATCGACAGGGGCATGGACGCCATCCGGAAGAACCTTGAACGGTCTCTTGACAAGGGAAAGACAACCAGGGAGGAGGTCGACGGGGTGCTGTCACGGCTGCATCCGACGCTGGACATGAAGGAAGCCGCCGAAGGGGCCGATGTGGTCGTGGAAGTGGTCCTGGAGATCATGGACCTCAAGAAACAGGTGTTCGAGGAACTGGAAACCATCGTGCCGGCCCACTGCCTCTTTTTCACCAACACCTCCGGCCTGAGTATCACCGAGATGGCGAGCATCACAAAGCGTCCCGACCGGTTTATCGGTACCCATTTCTTCAGCCCTGTGCCGGTCATGCGGCTCCTGGAGATCATCAGGGGATACCAGACTTCCGATGAAACTCTTGAAATCGCCAAGGAGTGGGGGAAGAAGATCGGTAAGGAAGTCATCGTGGTAAACGAGGCACCGGCCTTTGCCGTGAACCGGCTGCTCTGCGTCATGCTCAACGAAGCCTTTTTCGCTCTGGCCGAAGGCGTGGCCAGTGCCGAGGATCTGGACAAGGCCATGACGCTGGGCTGCAACCATCCCATGGGTCCCCTGGCCCTCTCCGACGCCGTGGGCCTGGATACGCTGTTGCGCATCATGGACGGTCTCGAGCGCGAACTGGGAGACAAGTACCGGGCGGCTCCGCTTCTGCGTCAGCTCGTCCGAGCCGGACGCTTCGGGAAGAAAACCGGGGCCGGTGTTTACGACTACAACAAATAA